From a region of the Actinopolymorpha singaporensis genome:
- a CDS encoding VOC family protein, producing the protein MLDHLSIQCADVLASAAFYDAVLAPLGGSRLLDLGPVLGYGVAPSPSFWLGPRGNDSGFAETHIAFTAADRAAVRAFFDAAVAAGAQVLYKPRVWPEYHATYYAAFVRDPDGNNVEAVCHAPE; encoded by the coding sequence ATGCTCGACCATCTCTCGATCCAGTGCGCTGACGTCCTGGCCAGCGCCGCGTTCTACGACGCCGTCCTCGCTCCACTGGGCGGCTCCCGGCTGCTCGACCTCGGACCGGTCCTCGGCTACGGAGTCGCACCGTCGCCGAGCTTCTGGCTGGGGCCACGTGGCAACGACTCCGGTTTCGCCGAAACCCACATCGCGTTCACCGCGGCCGACCGGGCAGCGGTGCGGGCGTTCTTCGACGCCGCCGTGGCGGCCGGAGCGCAGGTGCTGTACAAGCCCCGCGTGTGGCCGGAATACCACGCCACCTACTACGCGGCGTTCGTCCGTGATCCCGACGGGAACAACGTCGAGGCGGTCTGCCACGCGCCCGAGTGA
- a CDS encoding alpha/beta hydrolase, giving the protein MALMRCDFFSEALELSTSMTVILPQETSTQIGMSGAARAGGAPVLYLLHGLSDDDTIWLRRTSIERYVSTLGLAVVMPAVHRSFYADEAHGNRYWTFLSEELPSLVDHFFKVSTRRQDTFVAGLSMGGYGAVKWALRQPERFAAAASLSGALDVANPGMRQGRPELMDRVFGEDVRGTDNDLLWLLEQAAKSGRQLPALHVSCGTEDHLLAHNHAFVDTARRLDVPVTVEYEPGEHEWGLWDRKIQDVLRWLPLS; this is encoded by the coding sequence ATGGCGTTGATGCGTTGCGACTTCTTCTCCGAGGCACTGGAGCTCAGCACCTCGATGACGGTGATCCTGCCGCAGGAGACGAGCACCCAGATCGGGATGTCCGGCGCCGCGCGCGCGGGCGGTGCCCCTGTGCTCTACCTGCTGCACGGCCTCAGTGACGACGACACCATCTGGCTGCGGCGTACGTCCATCGAACGCTACGTCTCCACGCTCGGCCTCGCGGTCGTCATGCCTGCAGTGCACCGCAGCTTCTACGCCGACGAGGCGCACGGCAACCGTTACTGGACTTTCCTGTCGGAGGAGCTTCCCTCCCTCGTCGACCACTTCTTCAAGGTGTCCACCCGTCGCCAGGACACGTTCGTCGCGGGCCTGTCGATGGGCGGGTACGGCGCCGTCAAGTGGGCCTTGCGCCAGCCGGAACGCTTCGCGGCGGCGGCCAGTCTCTCCGGGGCGCTCGACGTGGCCAACCCCGGTATGCGGCAAGGCCGGCCCGAACTCATGGACCGGGTCTTCGGCGAAGATGTCCGCGGCACCGACAACGACCTGCTGTGGCTGCTGGAGCAGGCCGCGAAGTCGGGCCGACAACTACCGGCTCTGCACGTGTCGTGTGGCACCGAGGATCACCTGCTGGCCCACAACCACGCGTTCGTCGACACCGCCCGCCGCCTGGACGTACCCGTCACGGTGGAGTACGAGCCCGGCGAGCACGAGTGGGGCCTGTGGGACCGCAAGATCCAGGACGTGCTCCGCTGGTTGCCGCTGTCCTGA
- a CDS encoding XdhC family protein: MSRRGGHGDLRDLLPDLLGWLDSGRRCAVATVVVTFDSAPREVGAAMAVAADGAVVGSVSGGCVEAAVYERALAVLDTGRPVLERYAVADEDAFAVGLTCGGTIEVLVEPADAALLRRLDAAVRTPEPVAGVTVVGGAEPAGTRLLVGVDSTYGSLPTPDDQAASALFAEVRTMLAGGESGIVRLPAAPRPAAPLTEPLTVLVQSYLPPARMLVFGATDFAAAVSSVGAFLGYRVTVCDARPVFASAERVPDADEVVVDWPHRYLERETAAGRVDGRTVICVLTHDSRFDVPLLQAALRGPAAYVGLLGSRRTAEDRLGRLRELGFTDAELCHLSAPVGLDLGGRTPAETAIAVAAEIVACRRGGTGRRLTHTDGPIHGRPASDEARVSRW, encoded by the coding sequence ATGAGCAGAAGAGGCGGCCACGGCGACCTTCGCGACCTCCTGCCGGACCTGCTGGGCTGGCTGGACTCCGGCCGGCGGTGCGCGGTGGCGACGGTGGTGGTCACGTTCGACAGCGCTCCGCGCGAGGTCGGTGCGGCGATGGCCGTCGCCGCGGACGGCGCGGTGGTCGGCAGTGTGTCGGGCGGTTGTGTCGAGGCCGCGGTGTACGAGCGGGCGCTGGCGGTCCTGGACACCGGCCGGCCCGTCCTGGAGCGGTACGCCGTCGCCGACGAGGACGCGTTCGCGGTCGGCCTGACCTGTGGCGGAACCATCGAGGTGCTGGTCGAACCCGCCGACGCCGCGCTGCTCCGCCGGCTCGACGCGGCCGTTCGTACGCCGGAGCCGGTGGCGGGAGTGACCGTGGTCGGCGGTGCCGAGCCGGCCGGGACCCGGCTGCTCGTGGGTGTCGACAGCACGTACGGGTCGCTGCCCACGCCGGACGACCAGGCGGCATCGGCCCTGTTCGCAGAGGTACGCACGATGCTGGCCGGAGGCGAGTCAGGGATCGTTCGTCTCCCGGCGGCGCCGCGGCCGGCCGCACCGCTGACCGAACCGCTCACCGTGCTCGTCCAGTCGTACCTTCCACCGGCGCGGATGCTCGTCTTCGGCGCCACCGACTTCGCAGCCGCGGTGAGTTCCGTCGGCGCGTTCCTCGGCTACCGGGTGACCGTCTGCGACGCCCGGCCCGTCTTCGCCAGTGCCGAACGCGTACCCGACGCGGACGAGGTCGTCGTCGACTGGCCGCACCGGTATCTGGAGCGGGAGACCGCCGCCGGCCGGGTCGACGGCCGCACCGTGATCTGCGTACTCACCCACGACTCCCGGTTCGACGTGCCGTTGCTCCAGGCCGCTCTGCGCGGTCCCGCCGCGTACGTGGGCCTGCTCGGCAGCCGGCGGACGGCGGAGGACCGGCTGGGACGTCTTCGCGAGCTCGGCTTCACCGACGCCGAACTATGCCACCTGTCCGCGCCCGTCGGGCTGGACCTCGGCGGCCGCACACCGGCGGAGACGGCGATCGCGGTGGCGGCGGAGATCGTCGCCTGCCGCCGGGGCGGAACCGGCCGCCGGCTCACTCACACCGACGGCCCGATTCACGGCCGCCCGGCGAGCGACGAGGCGCGGGTGAGCAGGTGGTAG
- a CDS encoding ABC transporter substrate-binding protein, producing the protein MTGNDMPRWSRRGFLAALGGVGVGALAGCGGGEYTQVTGATPRESRRRTHIVAWHSFGGILQEALQKLIDEFNQSQRDVFVEAQFQGSYEQTMQKVAAAIIARQIPDLAVFSEITWRKMHLADALEPLNSYFDDRLGPHTYIDQFIQEGTVQGRTWWIPFARSTPLFYYKQIFARAGLPARAPRSWEEFREWAPAMMKVKGREGAPRAFAMGGTYASWYFQNNVWAWGGNFSRGLDISIGDEPALAAGRWMVDFIRTDRAAYLSQTPDIDFGQGVTACTVLSTGSLKNTSELAKAGGFEIGTGFLPEHEGRFGCPTGGSGFGILRNAPAERKQAAFAFLRFLAQPAKSAQWTMASGYMPVVKAAQSDPKLVALTRQDDKFSTALRQLPKTKPQDLVRPLVSNAGYMMDVGLQKLYSPTVSVGAVFGRLQKQLQSRADLIEESYTRHYK; encoded by the coding sequence ATGACGGGGAACGACATGCCGCGGTGGAGTCGCCGAGGATTCCTGGCCGCGCTCGGCGGAGTGGGCGTCGGCGCGCTCGCCGGCTGCGGCGGGGGTGAGTACACCCAGGTCACCGGCGCCACGCCGCGGGAGTCCCGCAGGCGCACCCACATCGTCGCCTGGCACTCCTTCGGCGGGATCCTGCAGGAGGCACTGCAGAAGCTGATCGACGAGTTCAACCAGTCCCAGCGCGACGTCTTCGTCGAGGCGCAGTTCCAGGGCAGCTACGAGCAGACGATGCAGAAGGTCGCGGCGGCGATCATCGCCCGGCAGATTCCCGACCTCGCGGTGTTCTCCGAGATCACCTGGCGCAAGATGCACCTGGCCGACGCGCTGGAGCCGTTGAACTCCTACTTCGACGACCGCCTCGGCCCGCACACCTACATAGACCAGTTCATTCAGGAAGGCACGGTCCAGGGCAGGACCTGGTGGATCCCGTTCGCCCGCAGCACGCCGCTCTTCTACTACAAGCAGATCTTCGCCCGGGCCGGACTCCCCGCGCGAGCGCCCCGCAGCTGGGAGGAGTTCCGTGAGTGGGCGCCGGCGATGATGAAGGTGAAGGGCAGGGAAGGCGCGCCGCGGGCGTTCGCCATGGGCGGCACCTACGCCAGCTGGTACTTCCAGAACAACGTCTGGGCGTGGGGCGGCAACTTCTCCAGGGGCCTGGACATCAGCATCGGTGACGAGCCGGCGCTGGCTGCCGGCAGGTGGATGGTCGACTTCATCCGCACGGACCGCGCCGCCTACCTCTCCCAGACGCCGGACATCGACTTCGGTCAAGGCGTCACGGCATGCACCGTGCTCAGCACCGGCAGCCTGAAGAACACCTCAGAGCTGGCCAAGGCCGGAGGCTTCGAGATCGGCACCGGTTTCCTGCCCGAGCACGAGGGTAGGTTCGGCTGCCCCACCGGGGGCAGCGGGTTCGGGATCCTGCGGAATGCCCCGGCCGAGCGCAAGCAGGCTGCGTTCGCGTTCCTGCGTTTCCTCGCGCAGCCGGCCAAGTCTGCACAGTGGACGATGGCCAGCGGTTACATGCCGGTGGTGAAGGCGGCTCAGAGCGATCCCAAGCTGGTGGCGCTGACCAGGCAGGACGACAAGTTCTCCACGGCGCTTCGGCAACTACCGAAGACCAAGCCGCAGGACCTCGTTCGTCCCCTGGTTTCCAACGCCGGTTACATGATGGACGTCGGCCTGCAGAAGCTGTACTCCCCCACCGTGTCGGTGGGGGCGGTCTTCGGCCGGCTGCAGAAGCAGCTGCAGTCGCGGGCCGACCTGATCGAGGAGAGCTACACCAGGCACTACAAGTAG
- a CDS encoding Gfo/Idh/MocA family protein → MTSTDSRTTKPLKFAAVGLDHGHILGLVHGLIGAGAECVGLWSETDTPHTAALAERAPRIPRVAEADELLTDPDISLIVTAAVPARRAGIAVAAMRNGKDVVADKPGAITLDQLAEVRTAVAETGRFWSVAFSERTASRATVRARRLIEEGAIGQVVQTMGTGPHHLRPHTRPSWTFDPGLAGGILADIASHQVDQFLYLTGSTSAEVVSSTVGNFAHPEYPEFEDFGEVVLRSPHAHGYARVDWYTPDGLGVWGDGRLTVLGTEGYIEVRKNIDLLGRPGGDHLFLVNGKGTQYLESDDVELPYFPAILDDVVRRGDTAIPQELVFTATELALTAQANATRVGCLG, encoded by the coding sequence ATGACGAGCACCGACTCCCGTACGACCAAGCCGTTGAAGTTCGCCGCCGTCGGTCTCGACCACGGTCACATCCTCGGACTCGTGCACGGCCTGATCGGGGCAGGTGCGGAGTGCGTCGGCCTGTGGAGCGAGACCGACACCCCCCACACGGCGGCGCTGGCCGAGCGGGCACCGCGGATTCCCCGCGTTGCCGAGGCGGACGAGCTCCTCACCGACCCCGACATCTCCCTGATCGTCACCGCCGCCGTCCCCGCGCGCCGGGCCGGGATCGCGGTCGCCGCCATGCGCAACGGCAAGGACGTGGTGGCGGACAAACCGGGCGCCATCACCCTCGACCAGCTTGCCGAGGTGAGGACTGCGGTGGCCGAGACCGGACGCTTCTGGTCGGTGGCATTCTCTGAGCGCACCGCGTCCAGGGCGACCGTGCGCGCGCGCCGGCTGATCGAGGAGGGCGCGATCGGCCAGGTCGTCCAGACCATGGGAACCGGCCCGCACCACCTGCGGCCGCACACCCGCCCGTCGTGGACGTTCGACCCCGGGCTGGCCGGCGGGATCCTCGCCGACATCGCCTCCCACCAGGTCGACCAGTTCCTCTACCTCACCGGCTCGACCAGCGCCGAGGTCGTGTCGTCGACGGTCGGCAACTTCGCCCACCCTGAGTACCCCGAGTTCGAGGACTTCGGCGAGGTCGTACTGCGCAGCCCGCACGCACACGGCTACGCCCGGGTCGACTGGTACACCCCCGACGGCCTCGGTGTCTGGGGCGACGGGCGGCTCACCGTGCTCGGCACCGAGGGCTACATCGAGGTACGCAAGAACATCGACCTGCTCGGCCGGCCGGGCGGAGACCACCTCTTCCTGGTGAACGGCAAGGGCACGCAGTACCTCGAGAGCGACGACGTCGAGCTGCCGTACTTCCCGGCCATCCTCGACGACGTCGTACGACGTGGCGACACGGCGATCCCCCAGGAGCTGGTCTTCACCGCGACCGAGCTGGCACTGACCGCCCAGGCCAACGCCACCCGGGTCGGCTGCCTGGGCTGA
- a CDS encoding carbohydrate ABC transporter permease, translating into MGSVFAMFLLRQHMMTLPGEVSEAAKVDGAGHLRILWSIILPMSRPMVVTVVVIALVEKWNDFIWPMVATNTDSMRTLPVGLLMLKNVEDFTNWGAVMAATVSVVLPPLVVFFFAQPQIVAGLTQGATKG; encoded by the coding sequence GTGGGCAGCGTGTTCGCGATGTTCCTGCTGCGCCAGCACATGATGACGCTGCCGGGCGAGGTGAGCGAGGCGGCCAAGGTGGACGGCGCCGGTCACCTGCGGATCCTGTGGAGCATCATCCTGCCGATGTCGCGTCCGATGGTCGTGACCGTCGTCGTCATCGCGCTGGTCGAGAAGTGGAACGACTTCATCTGGCCGATGGTCGCCACGAACACCGACTCGATGCGCACGCTGCCGGTCGGGCTGCTGATGCTGAAGAACGTAGAGGATTTCACCAACTGGGGTGCGGTGATGGCGGCGACGGTGTCCGTCGTCCTGCCGCCGCTGGTGGTGTTCTTCTTCGCGCAGCCGCAGATCGTCGCAGGGCTCACCCAGGGCGCAACGAAGGGTTGA
- a CDS encoding aldo/keto reductase — protein sequence MEFTHLGRTGLKVSRLCLGTMNFGPHTSEADSHAIMDAAHDKGVNFFDTANVYGGVENKGHTEQIVGNWFAQGGGRRERTVLATKVYGDMGDWPNEGRLSALNLRRALDASLKRLQTDYIDLYQFHHVDRETPWEEIWQALEVAVQQGKILYVGSSNFAGWHIAQAQEAAARRNFVGLVSEQSKYSLLARAVELEVLPAAQHYGLGVIPWSPLAGGLLGGVLRKENEGKRRQQAEAIQKHRSQLEAYENLAAELGHEPGDVALAWLLAQPAVTAPIIGPRTMEQLDAAERALDVRLDDKALDRLNEIFPGHRTAPEDYAW from the coding sequence ATGGAATTCACTCACCTCGGTCGTACCGGCCTCAAGGTCAGCCGCCTCTGCCTGGGCACGATGAACTTCGGGCCGCACACGTCGGAGGCTGACTCGCACGCGATCATGGACGCCGCACACGACAAGGGCGTCAACTTCTTCGACACCGCCAACGTCTACGGCGGCGTGGAGAACAAGGGCCACACGGAGCAGATCGTCGGCAACTGGTTCGCCCAGGGTGGCGGCCGCCGCGAACGCACCGTGCTGGCCACCAAGGTGTACGGCGACATGGGCGACTGGCCGAACGAGGGCCGGCTGTCTGCGCTGAACCTCCGTCGCGCGCTCGACGCCAGCCTCAAGCGGCTGCAGACGGACTACATCGACCTGTACCAGTTCCACCACGTCGACCGCGAGACGCCGTGGGAGGAGATCTGGCAGGCCCTCGAGGTGGCCGTCCAGCAGGGCAAGATCCTCTACGTCGGCAGCAGCAACTTCGCCGGCTGGCACATCGCCCAGGCTCAGGAGGCGGCCGCTCGCCGCAACTTCGTCGGCCTGGTCAGCGAGCAGTCGAAGTACAGCCTGCTCGCCCGCGCGGTCGAGCTCGAGGTGCTCCCGGCCGCGCAGCACTACGGCCTCGGCGTCATCCCGTGGTCGCCGTTGGCAGGTGGGCTGCTCGGTGGCGTCCTCCGCAAGGAGAACGAGGGCAAGCGCCGCCAGCAGGCCGAGGCGATCCAGAAGCACCGGTCGCAGCTGGAGGCGTACGAGAACCTCGCCGCCGAGCTCGGCCACGAGCCCGGCGACGTGGCGCTGGCCTGGCTGCTCGCGCAGCCCGCGGTGACCGCGCCGATCATCGGGCCGCGCACGATGGAGCAGCTCGACGCCGCCGAGCGTGCGCTGGACGTCCGGCTGGACGACAAGGCGCTCGACCGGCTGAACGAGATCTTCCCCGGTCACCGCACCGCGCCCGAGGACTACGCCTGGTAG